The Coccinella septempunctata chromosome 6, icCocSept1.1, whole genome shotgun sequence genome segment TGATAGACCTAAATAACAAAGCATTGGAGGAAGATGTAAGGGTGAGGGAGAGGACTGTGAAAGTCACAGGAACTTATCGCTCACCACAAGCGTGCCCTAGAGAATTCAACAATGATTTATTTGAGTATATAGAAAAGACAAAAATATGGGATTGCCACGTTTCAGTAGGTGACATAAATATAGACTTATTATAAACCAATGAATACATTGATGAATATAAGAGTTTATTTAGCTCATTCGGATAAAgatcataatatatatataaatgatATTACCAGGCCTTCTAGAAATTGCTGTTTGGATAATTTCTTTTTGGGATCTTGTCACCCAGTAGTAGACCAGAACAAATCGTTCATTGTCCGTACAGATATAACTGATCACTACACAATAGTGTTATGTCTCGATTTTGAGAAAAAACCTTATGAAAGAGATGTCGAATATAAAGATTATGTGAATTATGgtaaattgaaaaatgatttgcaggaaattaattggaataattcaaTTGAACACGGAGATGTGAACACTTTTACAGAAACTTTCATTGATTTACTGACGCATCATACGCGGAAAAACACAACAAGAGTCAAGCTATCATGCAGAAAATCTGGAAAAAAAGACTGGATTACTACTAGCCTTTTGAAATCTGTcaattacaaaaatattttatataagaAAATAATGAAGGTTCCGTTGAACATGAGAATGAGGAGAGATTATGCAAGATACCGAAAAATATTGCAGAAACTAACGAAAAATGCAGAAAAAAATCACATTGAAAACTTAATGACGAATAATAATTCTGAAGCAAAATCTCTCTGGTCGTATTTCGATAGCCTTTTTGGAAGTTTCAGAACTGAAACACAAAtcgatataatgaaaaattgtgaGGGACAAGAGCTTAGACTAAAAGAACAAATGGTGGAGGAGCTCAGTGAATATTTCAATGACATAGGCGAACAACTTCCGGAAAATATAAAGGAGGTTCCGGTGAGAGAAGAAGGCTTTATTCATGAAACCTTTTTTCTATTTCCAACttgtgaaaatgaaataaaagagGTCATAtcggatttaaaagaaaatggAGCGCCAGGAAATGATGGTATCTCAGCAGAACTCTTGAAGAATGTACGCGAAGAAATAGCAAGCTGCTGAGTTTCCAAACATACTCAAGGTGGGGGTTACTAAACCAATGTACAAATCAGGAGAAAAAAGTTATGTTTATAACTATAGACCGATTTGCTCAACCTCCAATACcgcaaaaattatagaaaaaattataaaaattcgtATTGTCAACTTTTTGAAAAGAAACAAAATTCTATCCGAAAATCAGTTCGGATTCAGGACAGGCAAATCTACTGAGGATGCAATGAAAAAGTTGGTGGAAATAATATATAGCTGGTTGAATGGTGACAAGGTTGGTCTGTGCGTGTTCATAGAACTCACAAAGGCCTTCGATACTGTATCACATAAAAAGCTACTAAGGAAACTGTTTCAGGGGAAAGGCTTACTCTTTgatgaagaaatatttatcaAATATAGGAAGCAATATGTTAAAATAGCGGATACCAAGAGCAAATCCAAAAGGATTATATACGGAGTACCTCAGGGAACAGTACTGGGGCCTATATTATTCATCATATATGTGAATAGTTTgatgtttatgaaaaaaaaaggagaaGCCATCAGTTTTGCAGATGATACCGTTATGATATATGAGAATAGTTTTTGGGAAGAACTCAAAAAAGAAACTGAGAGTGATCTTCAGAAGGTGGGACAGTGGTTTGGAGAATAAACTCACAATGAACGCAGATAACACAAGATAATTTCCATTTGCTCCTTATGAATCGGGACTTCCACATATGGGTGATCTAGTTATTGACAGCAACATATCGATCACTGAGGCCGATCATGTCAAGTATCTGGGAATCACAGTTGATAAGCATTTGAGATGGGATAAACACATAGACTCCTTGGTACAAAAACTTAGATGTTTTCTGTATACGTTCAATTATCTCAAAAGGTACCTAGATGTGACACGTTTGAAAATTTGTGTCGCCCTCAGATGGCATATGGTATAATAGGATGGGGGGAGCATTCAAATGCCATATGAGAAGGGTGGAAGAATAACGAAATGGTTGCTTCGTATTGTCTCTGGAAAACCCCGTTTATTTCCTTCCGATTATCTGTATGCCATATCCAAAATTATGAGCCCGTGTCAATTATTTGTGCTGCAAATTTTCTCGCCATGACCTATggaaaaattcaacttcaacCAATTGAACATAACTATGAAACAAGACCTAACAGGAATTGTTATCGCACACCAAGAGCAGAAAAACGTATAGGACAGAGATGTTTCACCTATCTTGCACCAAGATTGTATAACACTGTTCCTGGGGACCTTAAGAATATCAAGAATCCTAAAGTGCAAAAgatcaaaattaaaaattgggTGATTAAATTGGGAGAACTCCATAATAGATACGCAATGAACCTACTCTCAATATACAGTTATCAAATTAAATTCACTAACCGAACTTTAAACAACCTCCAAGAGACCAAATAAACTTCAATATCCCTCTCATATCTGCAAACCCATGTTATCCCGTCAGTCAGTTCCGTCGTTGATATGTTGGATATGgtctgaattttttcaattgtattTCTTACTTGTGCCCAATGAAGAGACTGATTTGAGTATAATTTATTCTCtgtattttttgtctttgaaaaaTGTTATTGAGTTAAAAAATTGCTACTGTTACTATTTTTGTGTGTTATATCACGCTTCTGTGATTAATGTTTATACCTGTAGCTAAACAGAATaaactatattattattattatatgaaatGAAGCGGTCATAAAGTAACACTTTGAAAAAATAGAAGAGATTTCCGATTCAGCTGGATTATGATTTCAAACCAAGTAATCGTCTGAAAGCTCTTCTATACTCTTGATTGAAAATAGTATAAATTATAGGATTCAAAACTGAATTGATATAGCCTAACCATGTGATGAAATTAATCATCTTTTTGGACGGCGGACAACAACTTTCGCAAAAAGGAACGATAACATACATCAAAAAAAACGGAAgccaacaaaaaacaaaaactcCCATAATGATTCCTAGTGTTCTAGCAGCTCTCCTCTCTTTCGAGAgtgaaattttctgtttttcttcaATGAATTGGTATATGATGCCAGGTTTTCGGACATCCCGTTCTATtgctttcgaaaaattcttcgAAGTACTGAGTTGAGAACATTGAACAATTGTTGAACTGCTCGATTCTTTCGCTGCAATAGTATCACAAACGTTAGAGTTTTTACGAGAAAGAGAAGAATATGGATTTTCTGTGAAAGAGTCGTCGTGAATCAGTATTGGTTTCAAACTCCCATCGTTTAAAGATTTgaagttttcatttttctttttcttcttttttttattcagtttcgatttatttttcgaattcgCCTCAACATCATGTTGCTCATTCTGATTGGTTTCGCTACTAGCGGACTCTCTGTCTGGATTTAATTCTTTGTTTTCAATAGAAGTAGTTTGATTCTTGAGTTTGGCGACTGCGTTGAGTTTTGACGTTTTTGCTCTTTCTCTTAGTCTTCTTCTAGTTGCTATGAATATCTCTAAGTAAACTATCGACATTATTAGgagtggaataaaaaaagaacCTGATGAAGAATAAACAACATAACCTCTACGCTCTGTAAGCTTACAGGtttgttgaatttgaaattcttcaggaCTAGGCCAATCGTTCCAGCCGATTAAAGGGGGTGAGCTGATCATTAATGATAAAATCCAGACTCCAGCTATTTGACTGAGCACTCTCTTCACCGTCCTCTTTTGAGCATAGTTTATAGGATCAGTGATCGCCCAAAAACGATCCAGAGCGATGGCACATAAATTAAGAATGGAAGCAGTACAGCAAAGAACGTCAGAAGTGAGCCACATCTTACAAACGTGGATGCCAAAAACCCATCGGCCTAGAATTATATAAACAACATTTAAAGGCATAACTAGAATGGCGACAGTGAGATCTGCCACAGCAAgcgaaacaatgaaaaaattttgtacaATTCTTAGTGGCTTATATGTGAAAACGCTCAATACAACAAGAATGTTTCCAACAATtgtcaaaaaaattataaaggaTAAAGTTATAATCGTGAGGTAAGCCTCCCATTCTGGCAGGTCTATTGATCCAAAGATACTACTGTAATTATGGTTGATAGGCAGTTCACAGTCCAAAATGGTGAAATTATTCTCCATTTCTTTGAAAGTCACCAAGGatcgtttctgaaaaaaaaaacattcttcaTTAACTTTGTAATACgtcataatttttcatttaaaaaattttcaaatttttcaatcttcCTAATGTCGAACAAATCTAATGGTTATCTCTTGATCCATgctcaatgtccaaatatgaaaaaaatataacctTTCATGGTTAGGAATATGGAGTCAAAAATGAAATTAGTTACAATGTTCGACAAGTCCGTTTACTTCTTGGTTCATTCTAACACACGTTCCATAACGAATACAAAAATCTCCCTACAGTTCAATTTTTGTACGGTAGGCACGCAAGTTCCTGGGAAGTGCACAGCAAGAAAGAGCATTGACTTCGACAAGGAATGCGGATAGATTAGGGACCCAACGAACAAAAGGTATATAAAAGGGGAAGAGAAAGAACCCGATCGACATCGGGAGACCGAGGAGCGGCCCAGACCCGACCACCAACATAAACCCGAAAACCGGAAAAGGGCCCCAACAGAGCGTTATATTTGATGTCTGAGATATCTGGTATAAGTGAATGTTCATCTGGAAAGGAGTGCAGCAAGGCTAAAGACTATAAGAATATAATAAGAGTTTATTAGACAAAAATTACAATAAACTCAACATAAACTGTAAGTTATTCAGAAATTGATAACTGTGTACagctcttaattttttttttattctaacaGCAAAAACAATCAATGTTCATATATTCATGAAACTACAAGATTACCAACAGTAAAATAAAAACTAAACTCCAATggagaaaacaaacaaaaaaatgtCACATTTGGGAGATACTTCCTAATAGTACTCTACTCTTCATTAGCGGTATTGGCCGATATCGGTGGTTTTTGTCTTCATCGGTACTATATTGGTCTGCATGGGTGATTCTATCTTTATCGGTGTATTTTCCTGTATCCATGATAAGTCATTAGAGTTCAAATACTActcatttattaatttatttactCAAAGCTGCAGCATCAAAAAGAATTTATTACCTAAGaatctttttagggttttcactcccaatctctgaaacaaaatcattttaaaaataaaataaacgatttgctcctacAAAttcagaatcctcccagaataaatttcaatcgataagtAGAATTTATTATTCTATGGACCAAGGTCCGATTTCCTAATTGAAACCATTTTTGTAACTTCAAATTTCTTCTTGTTgctttaaaatttaaatatcaCTGTTCAATTCTGTTTGTTCCCTGCTCTGAGTCTTTAAAAATAGTTTTTCTTGGTTTTCGTGGAATAACTatgtttttcaataatattttcatcTTTTGTTGTTAAATATCAACTATTATTTTCTGGGCATATAATTATCTTATATCTGGTACTGAGGTCCaagtctccagcccccccaaatttgaattcTTACCCTTTTTGAcgctaaagttttgtactagttttgtaccgaaatgtaccgtgggaaaaaagttttgtacccctaattaaaatgatggAAATACGGTTTTCGGTTTGAGGGGTCGTAGACATCCTCACtccccacttttgaaattgcaaatattttttctttcaaagttttgtaccgaaatgtaccctcaagaaaaagttttgtacccttgTCTTTGAATCCCAAAAAATCATTTGCCCTGGCTTTCGGATCCAAAAAAAACAAACAGCTCGTTAAGGATAACCTCAGACCAACTGTAGCGAACAATGTTATCGGGTTTGTCGATAGTGCACGAAATTTAGGGTTGATTCTGGACGATTCACTGAGGTTTCGCGAGCATGTGGAGAGCACTGTTCGGAGAGCTTATGGAGCTTTAAGAGCGTTATATCCGCACAGATCTTATTTACCTATCTATACCAAAAAACTTCTGTGTGAGTGTTATCTAATTTCAATTACTGCTCTCCTGTGTACAGTTTCTGTTTGGATCAGGACTCTCTCGGTCGAATTCAACGTGTCCAGAACAGCTGTATAAGGTTTATTTTCGGAATTAGAAAATTTGATCATGTATCCCATAAgttagttgagttgagttggcTTCCTATGAGACTTGGTTTTAACTTTCATGCGCTTTGTACATTCCATAAAATAATTATGAATAAAAAACCACCTTATCTCTTCAATAGGTTGCAGTACAGAACTGATGTCCACAATGTTAACATTAGACATAGAGGCTTACTTTCATGCCCTTTCCATCGAACCTCAACCTTTCAGAGAAGTTTTAGATACAACATCTATAAATTGTATACCTAATGAGATTCCTTACGACTTTAAACAACTTAAAGATAGTAGATTCAAGAATAAAATCAGAGAATACTTGCTCAGTGGTTCGGTATAACACTTTTCAGTCTCCGAGGAGGcaagaaaatgaataatatacctatatatatttttttctgttttattttttgctCTATTATTGTTCTTgtgtttattatttattattcggGATGGATTGCACacttaattttttattcatataaaaacaagggttaagtggtaaaacacctttgggtgaacttccccttgagatttctgtaaaagaaataaaggcctcatttatttatttattcagatgaaacattatacaaggtctttcacgaggaacctcactcatatttatacgggaaactactaaacgtattttcatgaaattcagcacttataagtatttcacgatgctgatgaaatctaaaatattttcaaggcatgagcacctccggtttttccgaaaatgacgtcaacttccgtttttcaaattagaacaccattttcttattgcagaaatagattccttagaaaatttcaagttattttgatgtaacatttttcagttttggttgaaaaattctctctgagcgggaaaatacgaaaaaaaaaatcgaaaatagagctccgctgaaacaagaataacttcgaggtttttggatggaaaattttcatttttgggatttttcaagatgtaagattgatgtatccactttaaaaatcgaaatcgcgattcatgatacagggggtgaaaaaatcgctttcaaagttagggatgacaaaatcgtgaaaaatcaattttttcaaataaaaaccctattttttttatggcagatattgaatctacgttgaaaaataatgtgagtgttgTACAGTAATACTATTCAGGGTCGTCGGAGTTGgccaaaatatgaagaaaatcaaTGATGTTCGattaagatttatttctagaAGAATGACAGAATCAGAAAAAAGGAAATTCAGCGTCTCACTTACATACCTAGAAGAATGACCTGAATCCAATCTCAATGACTTCCAAAATCTATGATAATCGGTTATTCTCCGGGTTCACGCTTAAAGAAATCAACCTTCATTACGATCAACGCGTATTATTTCTCCCCAATATGCGATGCCgataagaataaaaaaaaaagaaacaaacgCACAAGCAAAACAGTAAAACAGAGGCGCAATATTATCGCTCATCGGCAGGCAACACAACACACACCGCATATAAATACTGGGTGCCTATGACACAAGGACTATTTTACTTATTTGATCAATGGGTTTCGGTACATCTTGCCCCCCAAGCTCTTGAGACCGGCAAACACGCGAATCAGGAGCTGGTAGAATGTATGGTTTCAAATGGGAGACATGAAAAATCCCTCGCTCCTTGTTAACATTACTTTCATCACACAATAGATAAGTATGAACACGAATCTGTTTCTTTATCCTATAAGGTCCCTCAAACAAAAGCAAAAACTTCTTTGTCTCCGCTTTGATTGCAGAGGAAGCAACATTCGCACGCAACAAAACCAGATCACCAGGTTGAAACTGAGTAGACTTCCTACCCGAAAAACGCTTACCACGCTTCACAGCATTCTTGCCTAACCGCTCCGCCGCAAGGAAGAGCTTGCTGTCTAAAGATTTCTCGTCACGATCAACCTGCAGATCTTCAGGCAATAGCCTCAACTGGGGGGACCCCAACAGGAGTTCAGCAGGAGAGAAGCCTGTTGACTCATGAATCACTTCATTCAGAATCCTTGCGAGTCTGGGAACCTCATATGCCCATCGCGAATGCTGCTCCGAGCAATATGTTCGAAACAACCTTCCAAGCTCCCTCATTACTCGCTCCGACGGGTTTGCCGAGGGATGTCTAACGGAAGTGTACACCAGTTTCACCCCAATATCCTCCATTGATCTCTTCCAGACCTTAGAAGTAAACTGCGTACCTTGGTCATGCAGTATTCGTTTCACCCTTCCATGCTCAGGAAAATAGTCTTTCACCATTCTCGTAAGAAGAGCTCTCGATGTGGCCTTTTTAAGAGGATACAGCGTTACATACTTGGTGAATAGATTTATTATCACAAATAAGTATTGTGTTCCACCTCTACTGCGTATGAGAGGTCCATACAGGTCCATGGCAACTATGTCATCTTTTCCCTCAGGTATTATATTCTGCAGTGGTGGTGAAGGTAGGACCGACATCTTGGCCTTTTGACACACCGAGCAGCTCTTTACAGTCTGCTTGATCTTTCGGTGCATATTGGACCACCACGTTTCATTCTTCATAGCCATCcaagttttgtacactccatagtGGCCAAGAACCGCGTGATATTCCTTCACAAAGTCACTAATCAAAACAGAGGGAATGCACAGATACATTTTGTCATTTTCGCTTGACCTCTTGTAAAGAACACCCTTGTTCAAGAAAAACTGCCTCTGCAATTTTGGATCGTCCACCATACACTTTACAATGGCTGAAAATTTCTCATCTTTTTCCTGATAGTCCTTAATATTTTTCAGATTCTCCAAGAACTGCTTGGAGAACTTCAATAGATCAGAAGCATTTATCTCGAAGCATTTTTCCGCAGGAGATGACAGTCTAGAGCATGCATGCCACGACAACGCATCAGCCTGAACATTTTCAGCACCAGGAATGTAAACAACCTTGTAATCAAACTCCTGCAGCGCCAAGGCCCACCGAGTTATTCTTGGTGATAGCAACCTACATGATGTGATATAGGTTATTGCTCGACAATCTGTATAAAGAGTGAATTTTCCTCCTAAAAGATATACCCTCCATTTCTGAATAGTCCACAGAGCCGCGAGAACTTCCTTCTCATATGCGCCATATCTACGTTCACGATCTAATAATGAGCGTGATGCACAGGCCACTATCCTTCTCTCACCATCAACCATTTGGAACAACAATCCAGCTATGCCGACATCACTTGCATCAGTTTGGACATGCCACGGAAGAGCAGGATCTGGGTGGTACAGTATTACCTTCTGGGACAGTTCCTGTTTCAAAGCCCGAAACGCACCTTCTTCACTATCACCCCATCTCCAAGAAACATTCTTTCTTAAGAGAACTGTAAGTGGTGCAGTGATCTCCGCAAATTTCGCAGAAAAAATTCTGTCATATTGACAGAGACCAAGAAATCTCTGCAAACTCCTCTTGCAAATGGGACGTTCAAAGTCCGAGATCGCTTGAATTCTAGCTGGGTCTGGCTGTACTCCTTCACCAGTCAAAATATATCCCAAATAATTTATCCGTTGACGAAAAAAATGACACTTATTTCTCTTGAGAGTGAGGCCTGCCTCTCTTAGTCGTAGGAAAACTCTATTCAGGTGTTCGATATGCTGATCAAAAGATTCAGACATAACCAGTAAGTCGTCAACATATGCCACCAAAAATTCCCTGAACTCATTTCCAAAAACAGAATCCATGCATCGAGTGAAGGCACTTGTAGCATTTTTTAATCCAAATGGTAACACCTTGAATTGGTAGGTTTTCGTACCAACCATGAAACCTGTGTACTTCTTGCTGGATTCATCTAACGGACATTGCCAATATCCATGCGTTAGGTCCATTGACgacatatatttttttccagAAACCAAGCTGATGATTTCTTGAATTGGTTTCGGTTTTTCAAAGTCTGATTCCATGCGATCGTTTAAATGCCTGGCGTCAAGGCACAGCGAACAGTGCCATCCCTTTTCAAACTTGTCATGATGGGTGATACAAAAGGTGTATTTGCCCTCTCTATGATGTCCCAAGCAATCATCTGATCAATGACTGTATTAACTGCTTCTCTATGCGCTATAGGAATAGGATATggttttataaaaaattcagaCTCATCTCTCAATCTTATCTTACACGAATACAGAGATGTGCGACCTggtatattcgaaaaaatatcactaTGTTCAGCAAGCAATCTAGAAAATTTAACTCTGTCactttcagaaaataaatccaTATCAACTGACAAACCGCCGTTATCTTCATTACAAATTATAATGTTTTTATCAGGTACAACTTTGCTCGTTATTTTCGACATTGAAAGTATTTCAGATGAAAACGTCATATTATGATTGTCGACTTCCTTTACAACTAAAACCTCACCTCTATACTTCAACGATACAGTACGTTGGGACAACAAAATATTAGCCTCAAAACGCCGCAAAAAATCACAACCAATAATTACCGGTTGAGATAAACCATTAATGactaaaaattcaaaagtaAATTTCACACCATTTAGCAGAAAATCTATGTGCGCTTGTGAAGAAACTTTCTGAGATTTTGCCTTTATGGCACCTACTACTCTAACACCAGTGACAGCAAAGTAAGGAATCGACTCCCCAACATTGCAAAGTTGATTCCACACATCCACAGAAATGGCCGTAACGTTGCTTCCCGTATCAATCAAAGCCAGAAAATGCAATCCATAAAATGTTATTAGTATTAAAGGACTTCTATCTTGTTCTGGAGAATGCTCAAAATCACACTCTTCCTCCAACAAGTCTTGTAATGGATTATTTTTGACCGAgattaaatttatttcatttgccCCCACACATGATTTTAGTTGTGGGGGAGCAATTCGTTTCCCGAATTATCTTCATCTAGTTGTACGCACGAAACATTTTTGAAAGTCCCTTTTctctcaaaatttttcttcgctTGAAATTCCGAAATTGAACCGCCTTGCTGTTCAGAAATTCTTTTTTGATCACTGAAATTTCTATGATTATTGTTAttagaatttttgaaatattcatctgcaTGTCGCAATCTAGATACTGCATCTGAAAAGTTTGTGCATCCCAAGAGTACACAAGATACACTGGGGGGAAAATGTGGCGCTATCAAATCTATGAACTCTGAAGGTGAATAGTTAGGTTGTAAATAGCGTGTCATCGACGCCCAGTAATTAAAATGATTAACAAATGTTCCTGCTTTATACTGACCACTTTCCAGCTTATCCTTAATCCTTCTCTGCCTTCTAATATCCCAAAAGTGTGACAAAAACGCACGTTTGAAACTGTAGTAATCAACGAAACTGACTGAAAAAGCATCCCACCAAAGCTTAGCCGATTTCTCAAATGCCCTACTTAAAAGTACTTTTATATGACTGAACGGAATTCTTGTAACGTCAATACTGCTCTCAAAAAACTCTAAGAACTCCGGAGGTTGTTTATCAATTTCACCATCAAATTTAGGCATCAACTTACTTACATCACTCAGCGAAAAAGGTGAATTGTGTACAGGAAGGTTTGATTGTGTTGGAAGAGTATTTGGATTCagaccaccctgtacattggTGTCACTACATTGTTTAAAACTAAAATTCTCATCGGATGCATTTGAACTTATTTTCATACTACTGATTGTATCAactaaaattttctgaattaataCACTGAGATGAATCTGTGAATTATTGCTAGGATTTTGCtggtaaatattgaattgattactTTCAGCAGCCTGATACGCCAAACTCTCTGCACCAGCATTTTGAGGAAATGAATAAGCATTATATATTggttcatttctgaatatttttctagGAATTGGTTGATGTAAGTTCGGAATTTGTCCAGATTTCGGTGTTAGATTGTCAGAAAAAGCGATATGTGCATTCTGTGATTTTGGTCTCGAAATTGCACCTTTATGAACTATGGTTTCAGCACTTGGCATTGAGCATTCTTCAATCACTTCAAGAATGTTCATACCTTCATGATGAGTGTTATCTTCTGGTGGAAGTTTTACCTCACTTTCAGACAACGAGTCCTTGTTTTTCATCAGAACTTCTTTGTTGGATCGTAAATTGTAATTTCGTTCCTCCATAATTTAGCCCCGCTAGTTGGTCGCCAAGATGTACAGTTATGCTATTCAGGGTCGTCGGAGTTGGccaaaatataaagaaaatcaATGATGTTCGattaagatttatttctagaAGAATGACAGAatcaaaaaaaaggaaattcagCGTCTCATTTACATACCTAGAAGAATGACCTGAATCCAATCTCAATGACTTCCAAAATCTATGATAATCGGTTATTCTCCGGGTTCACGCTTAAAGAAATCAACCTTCATTACGATCAACGCGTATTATTTCTCCCCAATATGCGATGCCgataagaataaaaaaaaagaaacaaacgCACCAGCAAAACAGTAAAACAGAGGCGCAAT includes the following:
- the LOC123316059 gene encoding probable G-protein coupled receptor No18 isoform X2; the protein is MENNFTILDCELPINHNYSSIFGSIDLPEWEAYLTIITLSFIIFLTIVGNILVVLSVFTYKPLRIVQNFFIVSLAVADLTVAILVMPLNVVYIILGRWVFGIHVCKMWLTSDVLCCTASILNLCAIALDRFWAITDPINYAQKRTVKRVLSQIAGVWILSLMISSPPLIGWNDWPSPEEFQIQQTCKLTERRGYVVYSSSGSFFIPLLIMSIVYLEIFIATRRRLRERAKTSKLNAVAKLKNQTTSIENKELNPDRESASSETNQNEQHDVEANSKNKSKLNKKKKKKKNENFKSLNDGSLKPILIHDDSFTENPYSSLSRKNSNVCDTIAAKESSTIERDVRKPGIIYQFIEEKQKISLSKERRAARTLGIIMGVFVFCWLPFFLMYVIVPFCESCCPPSKKMINFITWLGYINSVLNPIIYTIFNQEYRRAFRRLLGLKS
- the LOC123316059 gene encoding probable G-protein coupled receptor No18 isoform X1; translated protein: MENNFTILDCELPINHNYSSIFGSIDLPEWEAYLTIITLSFIIFLTIVGNILVVLSVFTYKPLRIVQNFFIVSLAVADLTVAILVMPLNVVYIILGRWVFGIHVCKMWLTSDVLCCTASILNLCAIALDRFWAITDPINYAQKRTVKRVLSQIAGVWILSLMISSPPLIGWNDWPSPEEFQIQQTCKLTERRGYVVYSSSGSFFIPLLIMSIVYLEIFIATRRRLRERAKTSKLNAVAKLKNQTTSIENKELNPDRESASSETNQNEQHDVEANSKNKSKLNKKKKKKKNENFKSLNDGSLKPILIHDDSFTENPYSSLSRKNSNVCDTIAAKESSSSTIVQCSQLSTSKNFSKAIERDVRKPGIIYQFIEEKQKISLSKERRAARTLGIIMGVFVFCWLPFFLMYVIVPFCESCCPPSKKMINFITWLGYINSVLNPIIYTIFNQEYRRAFRRLLGLKS